The DNA region TGCCTGTAGCTTAGCTGGCCTACCACTTCGGCCAGTTTTTGGGCTAATTCGCTATTACCACGAGCTAAGGAGATAGAAGCACGACACCAATCACCAGGTTCTTTGTAAGGCAAACCTTCCGCCTCTTTCCTCACCCAGTAGCCGTTGTAGTTATCCTTCTTCTCGGCTGCTTCTTCTCCCGGCGCTGGAGGCCCCGAAACCTGGGTCATGTCCCGTAAGGTCCCATTCCTTAAGGCACATCTTACCCGCGCAAGGTTAAGCGCCCCCTTCTTGCTCCAGGAGGAACACCGGTGTTTAAACCGCCTGGATATGGTATGCCCTACGTTGGGCTCTATAACCCCTAAACCCCGCGCAACTTCTGGCGCTTCTTTCCCTCTCTCTCGCCAGTCCTTTATCCCTTCCCATACGCTGTTTATTAGGTCCTGAAATGCTTTCAAGGCCTCCTTCCGCTTGGGCTCTTTTTCTTCCGCCATGAGCCCCTGAAGAAGAAGGTTGAAACCTTCTTTGTCCCCTTTCTTGAGTACTGCCTTCACGGCTTTCTTGGTTTGTGGATCTTGTCCCCAAAGCCGGGTAAGATCCCTCTCAAGATGAAAACGAC from Calderihabitans maritimus includes:
- a CDS encoding UPF0236 family transposase-like protein, coding for RFHLERDLTRLWGQDPQTKKAVKAVLKKGDKEGFNLLLQGLMAEEKEPKRKEALKAFQDLINSVWEGIKDWRERGKEAPEVARGLGVIEPNVGHTISRRFKHRCSSWSKKGALNLARVRCALRNGTLRDMTQVSGPPAPGEEAAEKKDNYNGYWVRKEAEGLPYKEPGDWCRASISLARGNSELAQKLAEVVGQLSYR